Part of the Deltaproteobacteria bacterium genome, GTGGTCTACGACGTCGCGAGGCAGACCTCTCACCGCGCGCTCGAGGGTCACGTTTCGGTGTTGGCCGAGGACTTCGCCCCGGTGGTGCAGGGCCGGCGGATGGAGTTCTACGGGCTCTTCACCGTTCGGCCGGGCGCCGACTCGATCGCGCTCGACGACGCGGGCGAGTGGCTCTACTTCGCCGCCGTGACGAGCCGCCACATGTACCGGGTCCGGACCTCCGATCTGCGCGAGCCCGGGATTCCCTGGCGGGTGCTCGAGTCACGGGTCGAGCGGTACGCAGAGAAGACGATGAGCGACGGCATCGCGATCGACGCCTCCGGCACGCTCTACCTCTCCGATCTCGAACACTCGGCCGTCGTCGCGCTCGGTCAGGACCGGAAGCTCCGCACGATCGTGAAGGACGATCGCCTGCGCTGGCCCGACGGATTCGCGTTCGGCCCGGACGGATGGCTCTACGTGACCTGCAGCGCGCTGCACCAGGTGATCCTCGCCAGCCCCGAGCAGATCGCGGCGAACGCGCCGTACCAGATCTGGCGGCTCCGCCCGGAGCCGCCCGCTAGCTGAGCACGCCGCGCGCCTCGAGCGCGGCGATCGCCTCGTCCGGAAAGCCGAGCAGCTCGCCGAGAACGCGCCGATTGTCGCAGCCGAACGTGAGCGCCTTCGCGGGCGCTCGCGCGGGAGTCCGCGACAGCTTCGACCGCGAGGCCTCGATCGCGACGGCGCCGTGCACGGGGTGCGGCAGCTCCAGAAAGTGCCCGCGCGCGCGAAGCTGCGCGTCGGCGTACAAGCCGGGCATGTCGAGCACCGCGTGCGCGGGCACGCCGCGCCGCTGAAGCTCGGCCTCCACGGAAGCGGCATCGCGCGCCTCTGTCCAGGCCGAGATCGCGGCATCGACGTCGGCCTGCTTCGCGCGGCGCGCGTCGGCGTTCGCGAGCGCGGGGTCGTCGCGCCAGTCGGCCCGCCCGAGCGCCTCGCAGAGCGCGCGCCAGTCGGCCTCGTCGCGCACGGCGATCGCGACCCAGCGGTCGGATCCGCGCGCCGGAAACACCCCGTGCGGGAACATCTCGCGATCGTCGTTGCCGACCCGCGTGCGCGTGCGGCCGGTGAGCGAATGGTCCAGGAGCTCCGGCGCCAGGAAGTGGAAGGCCGCCTCGGCCTGCGACTGGTCGATGTACTGCCCCTCGCCCGTCCGGCGCCGGTGCTCGAGCGCGGCCAGGATCGCGATCGCGTTGTACCGAGCGGAGATGTAGTCGGTGTAGGCGCCCGCGGGACCGGCCGGCGCGCGATCCGGCCAGCCGGCATAGAGCTGGAAGCCCGTGACCGACGCGGCCAGATTTCCGAAGCCCGCGAACTCGCGCAGCGACCCGGTCTGTCCCATGAGACAGCTCGAGATCACGATCAGATCCGGCTTGATCCGGCGCAGCGACTCGTAGTCGAGGCCCATGCGCTCCGCGACGCCGGGCGCGAACGACTCGGTCACCACGTCGGCCCAGCGCGCCAGCGCCTCGATCACCGGAC contains:
- a CDS encoding CoA transferase, with amino-acid sequence TRRLDTIRAVPPYKGSVPGPENGAAVQGANAGKLCVTLDLARPESRPVIEALARWADVVTESFAPGVAERMGLDYESLRRIKPDLIVISSCLMGQTGSLREFAGFGNLAASVTGFQLYAGWPDRAPAGPAGAYTDYISARYNAIAILAALEHRRRTGEGQYIDQSQAEAAFHFLAPELLDHSLTGRTRTRVGNDDREMFPHGVFPARGSDRWVAIAVRDEADWRALCEALGRADWRDDPALANADARRAKQADVDAAISAWTEARDAASVEAELQRRGVPAHAVLDMPGLYADAQLRARGHFLELPHPVHGAVAIEASRSKLSRTPARAPAKALTFGCDNRRVLGELLGFPDEAIAALEARGVLS